CACGTCGACCAGGCAACGGGCGGGCTCGCTGCGACCGAGCTCGGTGCTGCGCTCAACGCGACGTTCACGGCTGGCGTCGCGGCCGAGCGTGCGTCAGACGCCGAGGTACTCGCCACCAGATGGGTGCGTGCGCGCGATGTTCGCGAGGAACGAATCCACACTCCCGGCGAGGAGTCGCCGAACGCAATTGCACTCATCACTGACCGTCCAATTGAGCGCCGCGTTGCGGCAGACACACTCCTTGCAGCCGCGCTTGGCGCCTGCGATGGGGACCTCACGCTACAGCAAATCGCTGATGCGCTCGCAACGCTACTTGAGGTCGATGCAACGGCAGCGAGAGAGGCCCTCGTCGCGGGAGTTCGCGAACTCGCGTGGCTCGGAATGGTTGCGGCCGAGAGGGCTGGACAGCTCTAGCCGGTACCCGAGCCTAGGAGAGCAGGCCGACGAGTCCACGGACAAGTGTTGCGATCGCTCCGGCGCAGGCGAGCGCGATCACGACTCGCCGGACTTGATTGGGAGTCACGAGACGCAGCAGTCGCTCCCCGATGAAAATGCCGATAAGGATCGCGGCGAGTACGATCAGCCAGAACCACCACATGGTTTCAGGGAAACCACTCGGGTCCAGCGCGAGCTTCGCGAATGCAGACCCGAGGCCGGTGACTGCAAAATAGGGCTGAAGCGTCGCAGCGAACGAGGTTTGTGGCCAGCGGGTGAGCACCGCGTAGGCGCTCACCGCGGGGCCACCAACACCAGCGAGCGCGTTCGTGAGGCCGGAGATGAACCCGGCGACAGCGCGCGGTGAACGAGGCTCGGTCGAGAAACGCTCACTCGTGAGGAGCATTGAGAGCACGAGTGCCAGCAGCACGATTGCGCCGACTGCGACGCCCATGACATCGGGGGAGAGCTCGCCAGCGAGCACGGCTCCGAGACCCGCGCCGATGATCGCGAATGCTGCGAGCCAGCGAAACATAGACCAATCGATCCTGCGCCACACTCGGGGCAGAATCAGCACACTTGAGATCACCCCGAGGATATTCACGAGCAGCACCCCTGCGTGACCGCCGAGGAGAAGCGTCATGATCGGAGAAACCAGGAGCGCGAATCCGAGGCCCGCCATTC
Above is a window of Leucobacter aridicollis DNA encoding:
- a CDS encoding sulfite exporter TauE/SafE family protein, translating into MTLTLGLLVVLVTTVGAVAQRMAGLGFALLVSPIMTLLLGGHAGVLLVNILGVISSVLILPRVWRRIDWSMFRWLAAFAIIGAGLGAVLAGELSPDVMGVAVGAIVLLALVLSMLLTSERFSTEPRSPRAVAGFISGLTNALAGVGGPAVSAYAVLTRWPQTSFAATLQPYFAVTGLGSAFAKLALDPSGFPETMWWFWLIVLAAILIGIFIGERLLRLVTPNQVRRVVIALACAGAIATLVRGLVGLLS